A genomic window from Streptomyces sp. WMMC940 includes:
- the metH gene encoding methionine synthase — translation MASLPTPSADSPTSAASSTSHDSRTRADALRRALATRVVVADGAMGTMLQAQDPTLDDFQDLEGCNEILNVTRPDIVRSVHSAYFEVGVDCVETNTFGANFAALGEYDIPERVFELSEAGARIAREAADEFTASSGRQRWVLGSMGPGTKLPTLGHAPYVTLRDAYQRNAEGLIAGGADALLVETTQDLLQTKASVLGARRAMDAAGFTVPLICSVTVETTGTMLLGSEIGAALTALEPLGIDMIGLNCATGPAEMSEHLRYLARHARVPLSCMPNAGLPVLGKNGAHYPLTAPELADAQETFVREYGLSLVGGCCGTTPEHLRQVVERVRDLTPGERRPRPEPGAASLYQTVPFRQDTSYLAIGERTNANGSKKFREAMLEGRWDDCVEMARDQIREGAHMLDLCVDYVGRDGVADMEELAGRFATASTLPIVLDSTEVEVIRAGLEKLGGRAVINSVNYEDGDGPESRFAKVTALAREHGAALIALTIDEEGQARTAEKKVEIAERLIEDLTSNWGIRESDILVDTLTFTICTGQEESRKDGVATIEAIRELKRRHPDVQTTLGLSNISFGLNPAARILLNSVFLDECVKAGLDSAIVHASKILPIARFEEEQVATALDLIHDRRAEGYDPLQKLMELFEGATAKSLKAGKAEELAALPLEERLKRRIIDGEKNGLEPDLDEALQDRPALDIVNDTLLDGMKVVGELFGSGQMQLPFVLQSAEVMKSAVAYLEPHMEKSDAEGKGTIVLATVRGDVHDIGKNLVDIILSNNGYNVVNLGIKQPVSAILEAAAEHRADVIGMSGLLVKSTVIMKENLEELNQRKLAADYPVILGGAALTRAYVEQDLHEIYEGEVRYARDAFEGLRLMDALIAVKRGVPGAALPELKQRRVRSTATAVVEERPEEQGAVRSDVATDNPVPEPPFWGTRVVKGIQLKEYASWLDEGALFKGQWGLKQARTGDGPSYEELVETEGRPRLRGWLDQLHTQNLLEAAVVHGYFPCVSKGDDLIVLDEQGNERTRFTFPRQRRGRRLCLADFFRPEESGETDVVGLQVVTVGSKIGDATAKLFASDSYRDYLELHGLSVQLAEALAEYWHARVRAELGFAGEDPAEIEDMFALRYRGARFSLGYGACPDLEDRAKIAELLEPERIGVKLSEEFQLHPEQSTDAIVIHHPEAKYFNAR, via the coding sequence ATGGCCTCGTTGCCGACCCCTTCCGCCGACAGCCCGACTTCCGCAGCCAGCAGTACGTCCCACGACAGCCGTACCCGAGCGGACGCCCTGCGCCGCGCGCTGGCGACCCGCGTGGTGGTCGCCGACGGCGCGATGGGCACGATGCTCCAGGCGCAGGACCCCACCCTCGACGACTTCCAGGATCTCGAGGGCTGCAACGAGATTCTGAACGTGACCCGCCCGGACATCGTCCGTTCGGTCCACTCCGCCTATTTCGAGGTGGGTGTGGACTGTGTGGAGACGAACACCTTCGGCGCCAACTTCGCCGCGCTGGGTGAGTACGACATCCCCGAGCGCGTGTTCGAGCTGTCCGAGGCCGGTGCCCGGATCGCCCGCGAGGCCGCGGACGAGTTCACGGCGTCCTCGGGACGGCAGCGGTGGGTGCTGGGGTCGATGGGTCCGGGGACGAAACTGCCGACCCTGGGCCACGCCCCGTACGTCACCCTGCGCGACGCCTACCAGCGGAACGCGGAGGGGCTGATCGCGGGCGGGGCGGATGCGCTGCTGGTGGAGACGACGCAGGACCTGCTGCAGACGAAGGCGTCCGTCCTGGGCGCCCGCCGGGCGATGGACGCGGCCGGCTTCACGGTGCCGTTGATCTGCTCGGTCACGGTCGAGACGACGGGCACGATGCTGCTCGGCTCGGAGATCGGTGCGGCGCTGACCGCGCTGGAGCCGCTGGGCATCGACATGATCGGTCTGAACTGCGCCACCGGCCCGGCGGAGATGAGCGAGCACCTGCGCTACCTCGCCCGGCATGCGCGCGTCCCGCTGTCCTGCATGCCGAACGCGGGTCTGCCGGTCCTGGGCAAGAACGGCGCGCACTACCCGCTGACCGCCCCGGAGCTGGCGGACGCACAGGAGACGTTCGTGCGGGAGTACGGGCTCTCCCTGGTGGGTGGCTGCTGCGGGACGACTCCGGAGCACCTGCGACAGGTCGTGGAGCGGGTGCGGGACCTCACCCCGGGCGAGCGCCGCCCGCGTCCGGAGCCGGGCGCCGCGTCGCTGTACCAGACCGTGCCGTTCCGGCAGGACACCTCCTACCTGGCGATCGGGGAGCGGACGAACGCGAACGGGTCGAAGAAGTTCCGCGAGGCCATGCTGGAGGGCCGCTGGGACGACTGTGTGGAGATGGCCCGGGACCAGATCCGCGAGGGCGCGCACATGCTCGACCTGTGCGTCGACTACGTCGGCCGGGACGGCGTGGCGGACATGGAGGAGCTGGCGGGCCGGTTCGCCACCGCTTCGACGCTGCCGATCGTCCTGGACTCCACCGAGGTGGAGGTGATCCGCGCCGGTCTGGAGAAGCTGGGTGGCCGGGCGGTGATCAACTCGGTGAACTACGAGGACGGCGACGGGCCCGAGTCGCGGTTCGCCAAGGTCACCGCGCTGGCCCGGGAGCACGGCGCCGCGCTGATCGCGCTGACGATCGACGAGGAGGGCCAGGCCCGCACGGCCGAGAAGAAGGTGGAGATCGCCGAGCGGCTGATCGAGGACCTCACCTCGAACTGGGGGATCCGCGAGTCGGACATCCTCGTCGACACCCTGACGTTCACCATCTGCACCGGTCAGGAGGAGTCCCGCAAGGACGGCGTCGCCACCATCGAGGCGATCCGCGAGCTCAAGCGCCGGCACCCCGACGTGCAGACGACCCTCGGCCTGTCGAACATCTCCTTCGGCCTGAACCCGGCCGCGCGGATCCTGCTCAACTCGGTCTTCCTCGACGAGTGCGTCAAGGCCGGCCTGGACTCGGCGATCGTGCACGCGAGCAAGATCCTGCCGATCGCCCGCTTCGAGGAGGAGCAGGTCGCCACGGCACTGGACCTGATCCACGACCGCCGTGCCGAGGGCTACGACCCCCTGCAGAAGCTGATGGAGCTGTTCGAGGGGGCGACGGCGAAGTCCCTGAAGGCGGGCAAGGCCGAGGAACTGGCCGCCCTCCCGCTGGAGGAGCGTCTGAAGCGGCGCATCATCGACGGCGAGAAGAACGGCCTGGAGCCGGACCTGGACGAGGCACTCCAGGACCGCCCGGCGCTCGACATCGTCAACGACACGCTGCTGGACGGCATGAAGGTCGTCGGGGAGCTGTTCGGCTCGGGTCAGATGCAGCTGCCGTTCGTGCTGCAGTCGGCCGAGGTGATGAAGTCGGCGGTGGCCTATCTGGAACCGCACATGGAGAAGTCGGACGCCGAGGGCAAGGGCACGATCGTGCTGGCCACCGTCCGCGGCGACGTCCACGACATCGGCAAGAACCTGGTGGACATCATCCTGTCCAACAACGGCTACAACGTCGTCAACCTGGGCATCAAGCAGCCGGTCTCGGCGATCCTGGAGGCCGCCGCGGAGCACCGGGCCGATGTGATCGGCATGTCCGGACTCCTGGTGAAGTCCACTGTGATCATGAAGGAGAACCTGGAGGAGCTGAACCAGCGCAAGCTGGCCGCCGACTACCCCGTCATCCTCGGCGGCGCCGCGCTCACCCGCGCCTACGTCGAACAGGACCTCCACGAGATCTACGAGGGCGAAGTCCGCTACGCCCGCGACGCCTTCGAGGGCCTCCGCCTCATGGACGCGCTCATCGCGGTCAAGCGCGGCGTCCCCGGTGCCGCGCTGCCCGAGCTGAAGCAGCGCCGGGTACGGAGCACCGCCACCGCGGTCGTCGAGGAGCGGCCGGAGGAGCAGGGTGCGGTGCGTTCCGACGTCGCCACCGACAACCCGGTGCCGGAGCCCCCGTTCTGGGGCACGCGGGTCGTCAAGGGCATCCAGCTCAAGGAGTACGCCTCCTGGCTGGACGAGGGGGCGCTGTTCAAGGGCCAGTGGGGCCTCAAGCAGGCCCGCACCGGCGACGGGCCGTCCTACGAGGAGCTGGTGGAGACCGAGGGCCGCCCGCGGCTGCGGGGCTGGCTCGACCAGCTGCACACGCAGAACCTGCTGGAGGCGGCCGTGGTCCACGGCTACTTCCCCTGCGTGTCCAAGGGCGACGACCTGATCGTCCTCGACGAGCAGGGCAACGAGCGCACCCGCTTCACGTTCCCGCGCCAGCGCCGCGGCCGCCGGCTGTGCCTTGCCGACTTCTTCCGCCCCGAGGAGTCCGGCGAGACCGATGTCGTCGGCCTCCAGGTCGTCACCGTCGGCTCGAAGATCGGGGACGCGACCGCCAAGCTCTTCGCGTCCGACTCGTACCGCGACTACCTCGAACTCCACGGCCTGTCCGTCCAGCTCGCCGAGGCCCTCGCCGAGTACTGGCACGCCCGGGTCCGCGCCGAGCTCGGGTTCGCGGGCGAGGACCCGGCGGAGATCGAGGACATGTTCGCCCTCAGGTACCGCGGCGCACGGTTCTCCCTCGGCTACGGGGCCTGCCCCGACCTCGAGGACCGCGCCAAGATCGCCGAGCTGCTGGAGCCGGAGCGCATCGGCGTCAAGCTCTCGGAGGAGTTCCAGCTCCACCCCGAGCAGTCCACCGACGCCATCGTGATCCATCACCCGGAGGCGAAGTACTTCAACGCGCGGTGA
- a CDS encoding HAD family hydrolase — MTSTVPASLARTAGGSALQAVFLDMDGTLVDTEGFWWDAEREVFADLGHDLDEAWRDVVVGGPMTRSAGYLIEATGADITLAELTVLLNERFEARITSGVPLMPGAERLLTELAAHNVPTALVSASHRRIIDRVLASLGRDRFALSVAGDEVPRTKPHPDPYLLAARGLRADPTRCAVIEDTATGVASAEAAGCRVVAVPSVAPIAPADGRIVVGSLEEVDLSFLRTLITRMN, encoded by the coding sequence ATGACCAGTACGGTCCCCGCGTCCCTGGCCCGCACGGCGGGCGGCTCCGCCCTGCAGGCCGTCTTCCTCGACATGGACGGCACCCTCGTGGACACCGAGGGCTTCTGGTGGGACGCGGAGCGCGAGGTCTTCGCCGATCTCGGCCACGACCTGGACGAGGCATGGCGTGATGTGGTCGTCGGCGGTCCCATGACCCGGAGCGCGGGCTACCTCATCGAGGCGACCGGTGCCGACATCACCCTCGCCGAGCTGACCGTGCTGCTCAACGAACGCTTCGAGGCCCGCATCACCAGCGGTGTTCCGCTGATGCCCGGGGCCGAGCGCCTGCTCACCGAGCTGGCGGCGCACAACGTGCCCACGGCCCTGGTCTCCGCTTCCCACCGGCGCATCATCGACCGGGTGCTCGCCTCCCTGGGCCGCGACCGCTTCGCGCTGAGCGTGGCGGGGGACGAGGTGCCCCGCACCAAGCCCCACCCCGACCCGTATCTGCTCGCGGCCCGGGGACTGCGCGCCGATCCCACCCGTTGCGCGGTCATCGAGGACACGGCCACGGGTGTGGCCTCCGCCGAGGCCGCGGGCTGCCGGGTCGTGGCGGTCCCGTCCGTGGCGCCGATCGCCCCCGCCGACGGGCGCATCGTGGTGGGCTCGCTCGAGGAAGTGGATCTGTCATTCCTGCGCACACTGATTACCCGGATGAACTGA
- a CDS encoding MIP/aquaporin family protein, translating to MSSSDIFIGEIIGTAVLILLGAGVVAAVVLKRSKAQGAGWVAIAFGWGFAVMTAVYIAGPLSGAHLNPAVTLGIAITSGDWSNVPVQMAGELIGAMVGAFLAWVTYYGQFKAHLEDPELVPPPLEEGLVDERSAPKAGPVLGIFSTGPEIRNVWQNLASEIIGTLVLVLAVLTMGLNDSGKGLGVLGGLIVALVVVSIGFSLGGPTGYAINPARDLGPRIVHALLPLRNKGGSDWGYSWIPVVGPMIGAAIAAGIYQIAFA from the coding sequence GTGTCCAGCTCCGACATCTTCATCGGCGAGATCATTGGTACCGCCGTACTCATCCTGCTCGGCGCCGGCGTGGTCGCCGCCGTCGTACTGAAGCGCTCAAAGGCACAGGGCGCCGGCTGGGTCGCCATCGCCTTCGGGTGGGGCTTCGCGGTCATGACCGCGGTCTACATCGCGGGCCCCCTCTCCGGTGCGCACCTCAACCCCGCAGTCACGCTGGGTATCGCGATCACCAGCGGTGACTGGAGCAACGTCCCCGTGCAGATGGCGGGCGAGCTCATAGGCGCCATGGTCGGCGCGTTCCTGGCCTGGGTCACGTACTACGGCCAGTTCAAGGCCCATCTGGAAGACCCGGAGCTCGTGCCTCCGCCGCTCGAGGAGGGCCTGGTCGACGAGAGGTCCGCCCCGAAGGCCGGCCCCGTGCTCGGCATCTTCTCGACCGGTCCGGAGATCCGGAACGTCTGGCAGAACCTGGCCAGCGAGATCATCGGCACGCTCGTACTGGTGCTGGCCGTGCTCACCATGGGTCTCAACGACAGTGGAAAGGGCCTCGGCGTCCTCGGCGGACTGATCGTCGCCCTCGTGGTCGTCAGCATCGGCTTCTCCCTCGGCGGTCCTACCGGGTACGCCATCAACCCGGCCCGCGACCTCGGCCCGCGCATCGTGCACGCCCTGCTCCCGCTGCGGAACAAGGGCGGCTCCGACTGGGGGTACTCATGGATCCCCGTGGTGGGCCCCATGATCGGTGCCGCCATCGCCGCGGGCATCTACCAGATCGCCTTCGCCTGA
- the glpK gene encoding glycerol kinase GlpK — protein MTDAHTAGPFIAAIDQGTTSSRCIVFDKDGRIVSVDQKEHEQIFPKPGWVEHNATEIWNNVQEVVAGAIEKGGITAADVKAIGITNQRETTLLWDKNTGEPVHNAIVWQDTRTDALCRELGRNVGQDRFRRETGLPLASYFSGPKVRWMLDNIDGLRERAERGDILFGTMDSWVIWNLTGGVNGGHHVTDVTNASRTMLMNLHTMEWDEKIAQSMQVPMEVLPEIRSSAEVYGEVKEGVLAGVPVASALGDQQAALFGQTCFSEGEAKSTYGTGTFLLMNTGSKIINSYSGLVTTVGYKIGDEAPVYSLEGSIAVTGALVQWMRDQMGLINSAPEIETLAASVEDNGGAYIVPAFSGLFAPYWRSDARGVIAGLTRYVTKAHIARAVLEATAWQTREITDAMTKDSGVELTSLKVDGGMTSNNLLMQTLSDFLDVPVVRPMVAETTCLGAAYAAGLAVGFWPDTDALRANWRRAAEWTPHMDAAQRDHEYKYWLKAVERTMGWLEHDES, from the coding sequence GTGACCGACGCACACACCGCCGGCCCGTTCATCGCGGCCATCGACCAGGGCACCACCTCGTCCCGCTGCATCGTCTTCGACAAGGACGGACGGATCGTCTCCGTCGACCAGAAGGAGCACGAGCAGATCTTCCCGAAGCCGGGCTGGGTCGAGCACAACGCGACCGAGATCTGGAACAACGTCCAGGAGGTCGTCGCCGGGGCCATCGAGAAGGGCGGCATCACGGCCGCCGACGTCAAGGCCATCGGCATCACCAACCAGCGCGAGACCACGCTGCTCTGGGACAAGAACACCGGTGAGCCCGTCCACAACGCCATCGTCTGGCAGGACACCCGCACCGACGCGCTCTGCAGGGAACTCGGGCGCAACGTCGGCCAGGACCGGTTCCGCCGTGAGACCGGTCTTCCGCTGGCGAGCTACTTCTCCGGCCCGAAGGTCCGCTGGATGCTCGACAACATCGACGGCCTGCGCGAGCGTGCCGAGCGGGGCGACATCCTCTTCGGGACCATGGACTCCTGGGTCATCTGGAACCTGACCGGGGGCGTCAACGGCGGCCACCACGTCACCGACGTCACCAACGCCTCGCGCACCATGCTGATGAACCTGCACACCATGGAGTGGGACGAGAAGATCGCCCAGTCCATGCAGGTGCCGATGGAGGTCCTCCCGGAGATCCGCTCCTCCGCCGAGGTGTACGGAGAGGTCAAGGAGGGCGTCCTGGCGGGCGTCCCGGTCGCCTCGGCGCTGGGCGACCAGCAGGCCGCGCTCTTCGGCCAGACGTGCTTCTCCGAGGGTGAGGCGAAGTCCACCTACGGCACCGGCACGTTCCTGCTGATGAACACCGGCAGCAAGATCATCAACTCCTACTCCGGTCTGGTCACGACCGTCGGTTACAAGATCGGCGACGAGGCGCCCGTGTACTCGCTCGAGGGCTCCATCGCCGTCACCGGCGCCCTCGTGCAGTGGATGCGCGACCAGATGGGCCTCATCAACAGCGCGCCCGAGATCGAGACGCTCGCCGCGTCCGTCGAGGACAACGGCGGCGCCTACATCGTCCCGGCGTTCTCCGGTCTGTTCGCCCCGTACTGGCGCTCGGACGCCCGCGGTGTGATCGCCGGCCTCACCCGGTACGTCACCAAGGCGCACATCGCGCGCGCCGTGCTCGAGGCCACGGCCTGGCAGACGCGCGAGATCACGGACGCCATGACCAAGGACTCCGGTGTCGAGCTGACCTCCCTGAAGGTCGACGGCGGAATGACCTCCAACAACCTGCTGATGCAGACCCTCTCGGACTTCCTGGACGTGCCCGTGGTGCGTCCGATGGTGGCCGAGACCACCTGCCTCGGCGCCGCCTACGCCGCCGGCCTGGCCGTCGGCTTCTGGCCGGACACCGACGCGCTCCGCGCCAACTGGCGCCGGGCCGCCGAGTGGACCCCCCACATGGACGCTGCCCAGCGTGATCACGAGTACAAGTACTGGCTCAAGGCCGTCGAGCGGACCATGGGCTGGCTCGAGCACGACGAGAGCTGA
- a CDS encoding IclR family transcriptional regulator produces the protein MAKNIQSLERAAAMLRLLAGGERRLGLSDIASSLDLAKGTAHGILRTLQAEGFVEQDPASGRYQLGAELLRLGNSYLDVHELRARALVWTDDLARSSGESVHLGVLHQQGVLIVHHVFRPDDSRQVLEVGAMQPLHSTALGKVLSAYDPVAHSEVLELDREAFTPRTVTALRAFEGELDLTRARGWASDVEETWEGVAAVAAPIHDRRRMPVGAIAITGAVERVCDDGKELRAELVAAVRDCARAVSRDLGAGRF, from the coding sequence ATGGCGAAGAACATCCAGTCACTGGAACGAGCGGCGGCGATGCTGCGCCTGCTCGCGGGTGGCGAGCGCCGTCTCGGCCTGTCGGACATCGCCTCCTCCCTCGATCTGGCCAAGGGCACCGCCCACGGCATCCTGCGCACCCTCCAGGCGGAGGGGTTCGTCGAGCAGGACCCGGCGTCCGGGCGCTACCAACTCGGCGCGGAGCTGCTGCGGCTCGGCAACAGCTACCTGGACGTCCACGAACTGCGGGCCCGCGCACTGGTCTGGACGGACGACCTGGCCCGTTCCAGCGGCGAGAGCGTCCACCTGGGCGTACTGCACCAGCAGGGCGTCCTGATCGTCCACCACGTCTTCCGCCCCGACGACAGCCGCCAGGTACTGGAGGTGGGCGCGATGCAGCCGCTGCACTCCACGGCCCTGGGCAAGGTGCTCTCCGCGTACGACCCCGTCGCCCACAGCGAGGTCCTCGAGCTCGACCGGGAGGCGTTCACCCCGCGCACCGTGACCGCCCTGCGGGCCTTCGAGGGCGAGCTCGACCTGACCAGGGCACGGGGCTGGGCCTCCGACGTGGAGGAGACCTGGGAGGGGGTGGCGGCGGTGGCCGCGCCCATCCACGACCGCCGGCGGATGCCGGTCGGCGCGATCGCCATCACCGGCGCGGTGGAACGGGTGTGCGACGACGGCAAGGAGCTGCGGGCCGAGCTGGTCGCCGCGGTACGGGACTGCGCCCGCGCCGTCTCCCGGGACCTGGGCGCCGGCCGCTTCTGA